Proteins from one Prevotella sp. E2-28 genomic window:
- the xyl3A gene encoding xylan 1,4-beta-xylosidase, translating into MKRLTIFVALVTVSLGMQAQVLPYQDTSLSAKERAKDLCSRLTLEEKAKLMLDESPAIPRLGIKKFFWWSEALHGAANMNNVTVFPEPIAMASSWNPDLLYKCFDVASTEFRAQYNERMQRGSGEDEKFHSLSVWTPNVNIFRDPRWGRGQETYGEDPYLTSVMGVQVVKGLQGPESAKYRKLWACAKHYAVHSGPEYTRHSANLTNVSPRDMWETYMPAFKTLVQDAKVREVMCAYQRLDDDPCCGSQRLLQTILRDEWGFEYLVVSDCGAVSDFYESHKSSSDATHASAKATIAGTDVECGYGYAYRSIPEAVKRGFMTEAEVDKHVIRLLEGRFDLGEMDDPSLVEWSKIPYSAMSTKESANLSLQMARQSIVLLQNKNNVLPLQKGKEKIAIIGPNADNTPMMWGNYNGQPNHTITILDGIKAKQKKLYYAPGCDLTYDKVLESLLASQCSFDGKKGMKGTFWNNRKMEGEPVTTRYYTQPLAVTTFGMHNFAPGVQLEDFSAKYETVFTPNEAGEYVVNVDGCGEFELYIDGERKFHHRIWRTTPNHVVINAEKGKSYNIEVRFSHVHTYNANLAINIAKEYPIDYQKIIGQLKGIDKVIFVGGISPALEGEEMPVDIDGFKGGDRTHIELPKVQRDFLKALKDAGKTIVFVNCSGSCIALEPETKTCDAIVQAWYPGQEGGTSVADVLFGDVNPGGKLPITFYKSSDQLPDYEDYSMRGRTYRYFNDALFPFGYGLSYTTFSVGEGSYQNFKLTVPVTNTGKRDGDEIVQVYLRNPADADGPLKSLRAFKRVSVKAGQTVNVTLELTPQSFEFWDVETNTMRVKSGSYELYYGTSSDVKDLRKMVVKTP; encoded by the coding sequence ATGAAACGCTTAACCATCTTCGTGGCATTGGTCACGGTTAGCCTAGGTATGCAGGCTCAAGTGCTGCCATATCAAGATACGTCACTTAGCGCTAAAGAGCGTGCCAAGGATCTCTGTTCACGACTGACGTTGGAGGAGAAGGCTAAACTGATGCTCGATGAAAGTCCTGCTATTCCCCGACTTGGTATTAAAAAGTTTTTTTGGTGGAGCGAGGCACTGCACGGTGCAGCCAATATGAATAATGTAACCGTGTTCCCAGAACCTATTGCGATGGCATCATCATGGAATCCCGATTTGCTTTACAAGTGCTTTGATGTAGCCAGTACGGAATTTCGTGCGCAATATAATGAGCGTATGCAGCGTGGTAGTGGCGAGGACGAGAAGTTTCATAGTCTCTCCGTGTGGACTCCCAATGTAAATATCTTCCGTGACCCCCGATGGGGGCGCGGACAGGAGACTTATGGCGAAGATCCCTATCTAACCTCGGTGATGGGTGTACAGGTGGTAAAAGGTTTGCAGGGCCCAGAATCAGCCAAATATCGCAAACTCTGGGCATGTGCCAAGCATTATGCCGTACATAGCGGTCCTGAATATACACGCCATTCGGCCAACCTTACCAATGTGTCGCCACGTGATATGTGGGAAACATATATGCCAGCTTTTAAAACGTTAGTGCAGGATGCTAAGGTGCGTGAGGTAATGTGTGCCTATCAGCGACTGGATGATGATCCTTGTTGTGGCAGTCAGCGTCTGCTTCAGACCATCTTGCGTGATGAGTGGGGGTTTGAGTATCTGGTAGTGAGCGATTGTGGTGCCGTGAGCGATTTCTACGAGTCGCATAAGTCATCAAGCGATGCAACTCACGCTTCTGCAAAGGCTACGATAGCTGGCACTGACGTGGAATGCGGCTATGGCTATGCTTACAGGAGTATCCCAGAGGCCGTAAAGCGAGGATTCATGACAGAGGCTGAAGTTGATAAGCACGTTATCCGCTTGTTGGAGGGTCGTTTCGACTTAGGTGAGATGGATGATCCGTCACTCGTGGAGTGGTCAAAGATTCCCTATTCAGCTATGTCAACGAAGGAGTCGGCCAACCTGTCTTTGCAGATGGCTCGTCAGAGTATCGTACTCCTTCAAAACAAGAACAATGTTCTGCCTTTGCAGAAAGGAAAAGAGAAAATCGCTATCATCGGCCCCAATGCTGATAATACGCCGATGATGTGGGGCAACTATAATGGTCAGCCCAACCATACCATCACCATTCTCGATGGCATCAAGGCCAAGCAGAAGAAACTGTACTATGCCCCTGGCTGCGATTTGACCTACGATAAAGTACTGGAGAGTCTCTTGGCCTCACAATGTTCATTCGATGGGAAGAAAGGTATGAAGGGTACGTTCTGGAATAATCGTAAGATGGAAGGCGAGCCCGTAACTACACGGTACTATACGCAGCCACTGGCAGTAACGACCTTTGGTATGCACAACTTTGCCCCAGGTGTACAGCTGGAGGATTTTTCAGCAAAGTACGAGACCGTCTTTACGCCTAACGAGGCAGGCGAATATGTGGTGAACGTTGATGGCTGCGGCGAGTTTGAACTCTATATTGATGGTGAGCGCAAGTTCCACCACCGCATTTGGCGCACTACGCCTAATCATGTTGTTATCAATGCCGAGAAGGGTAAGAGTTATAATATAGAGGTACGCTTCTCACACGTACATACTTATAATGCAAATCTAGCTATCAATATCGCCAAGGAATATCCTATAGACTATCAGAAGATAATTGGGCAGTTGAAAGGTATTGACAAGGTAATCTTCGTTGGTGGTATTTCGCCCGCTTTGGAGGGGGAGGAAATGCCTGTGGATATTGATGGCTTCAAAGGTGGCGACCGTACGCACATTGAACTGCCAAAGGTACAGCGCGATTTCCTAAAGGCACTGAAAGATGCCGGCAAGACGATTGTCTTTGTCAATTGTTCTGGCTCTTGTATTGCTTTAGAGCCTGAAACAAAGACTTGTGATGCCATTGTTCAGGCTTGGTATCCAGGTCAGGAAGGTGGTACTTCCGTTGCAGATGTTCTTTTTGGTGATGTAAATCCAGGTGGAAAACTGCCTATTACGTTCTATAAGTCATCTGACCAGTTACCTGACTATGAAGACTATTCTATGCGCGGGCGCACGTACCGTTATTTTAATGATGCTTTGTTCCCCTTCGGCTATGGTCTAAGTTATACCACCTTCAGTGTAGGTGAAGGCTCCTATCAGAATTTTAAGCTCACCGTACCTGTCACCAACACGGGTAAGCGTGATGGCGATGAGATTGTACAGGTTTATTTGCGTAACCCAGCCGATGCTGACGGACCTTTGAAGTCGCTTCGAGCCTTCAAACGTGTTAGTGTAAAAGCAGGCCAAACGGTGAATGTTACCTTAGAGTTGACACCCCAATCCTTTGAATTTTGGGATGTAGAAACGAATACCATGCGTGTAAAGTCTGGAAGCTATGAATTATATTATGGTACCAGTTCAGACGTCAAAGATTTGCGAAAAATGGTGGTAAAAACGCCCTAA
- a CDS encoding TonB-dependent receptor produces the protein MRKLEKLGTWGRSFLLLSILCFFAICAKAQTVSGVVKDEVGEPIIGASVTVQGSREGAITDFDGNFKVKAASNATLNISYVGFVTQQVQVGGRSNISVILVEDNNSLEDVVVIGYGTQKKKLITGATVQVKGEDIAKLNTTNALEAMQSQTPGVQITQSSSQPGKGYKVYIRGIGTTGNAKPLYVIDGVAGGSLDDINPADIESIDVLKDAASAAIYGARAANGVILVTTKQGKAGKIEVTYNGSMGWSNAYKRPQLLDAKQYMTIMDEYSFNTSGQKMDWAGFVPQDILTKVQSGWGGTDWWGVFENNNAVKQNHSVTLTGGTDRSKFAMSYTYTSDEGIMGSDMASFFKRHTIRLNSDHVLLRAKDFDVITIGENISIGYNKSHDLAEDGMYWSYIHSLLQTTPLMPQYAENGENYYYQNFDGKEIYGKGWNSSLFSNPWENLEKGGFNSLAESRNLNANATAFMIIQPIKGLKLRSQFNYNWTSGAYRNYNEPRSTGYGNATSVVYSVSQSAYMNSNYSIENTLTYDLPIINGHKISAMVGQSFQSTAWSTNVGGSNKVNYGEQLATLKGWDSAYLNNIKLVNATDATLTGKPNDEEYLASWFGRLTWDYNEKYMATVTLRHDGSSVFTDGKRWGTFPSVSAGWVISNENFMESTKSFMDFLKIRASWGQNGNCSIDKYQYLATIALSGEAYDSGYKFGSDMATSVAGTPNVGAYANIVPNPDLTWETSEQLDLGIDARFLDSRLGVTFDWYKKTTKDWLITGPKIAINGTNPAAINGGDVENTGVELSLSWNDRIGKDFSYNASVNFATNKNEVTRIANENHYINGPSGVLSQGTEYVYRAEEGKPIGYFYGMSYSGIWQNQEQIEAARNAGKAVLDNAQPGDCIWDDWNGDGVINYAEGDDCDRHEIGNPNPDVMLGINLGLAWKGLDFSINGAGAFGQQIMRSYRSFSDAPYQNYDTSILNRWHGEGTSNEQPRISSTGHQNTNWVSTRYMEDADYFKIKTVTLGYDFKNLWKACPFQQLRLYVQAQNLYTFTGYTGLDPEVGNSAGGSGWASGIDLGLYPTARTYLFGASIKF, from the coding sequence ATGCGAAAACTTGAAAAGTTGGGAACTTGGGGCAGGTCATTCCTCCTCCTTTCCATTCTTTGCTTTTTTGCCATCTGTGCTAAGGCTCAGACGGTATCAGGTGTCGTGAAAGACGAAGTAGGTGAACCGATTATCGGTGCCTCAGTCACGGTACAGGGTAGCAGAGAAGGTGCAATTACCGATTTCGACGGTAATTTTAAGGTTAAGGCTGCTTCTAATGCAACGCTGAACATTTCCTATGTGGGTTTTGTAACCCAGCAGGTACAGGTCGGCGGTAGAAGCAACATTTCCGTCATCTTAGTTGAGGATAACAACTCATTGGAAGATGTGGTTGTTATCGGTTACGGTACTCAGAAGAAAAAGTTGATTACAGGTGCTACTGTTCAGGTAAAGGGTGAAGACATCGCCAAACTGAACACCACAAACGCACTTGAAGCTATGCAGAGTCAGACTCCTGGTGTTCAGATTACCCAGAGTTCTTCTCAGCCAGGTAAGGGATATAAGGTTTATATCCGTGGTATCGGTACCACTGGTAATGCAAAGCCTCTTTATGTAATTGATGGTGTCGCTGGTGGTAGTCTTGATGACATCAACCCCGCTGATATCGAGAGTATCGACGTCCTCAAGGATGCTGCATCTGCTGCTATTTATGGTGCTCGTGCTGCTAACGGCGTTATCCTTGTTACTACAAAGCAGGGTAAGGCTGGTAAGATCGAGGTTACCTACAATGGTTCTATGGGTTGGTCAAATGCTTACAAGCGTCCTCAGCTTCTTGATGCTAAGCAGTATATGACCATCATGGACGAATACTCTTTCAACACTTCTGGTCAAAAGATGGATTGGGCAGGTTTCGTTCCCCAGGACATTCTTACAAAGGTTCAGAGTGGTTGGGGAGGTACTGACTGGTGGGGCGTATTTGAGAATAACAACGCCGTTAAGCAGAATCATTCTGTAACTTTGACTGGTGGTACTGATCGTTCTAAGTTCGCAATGTCTTACACATATACCAGTGATGAAGGTATCATGGGTTCTGATATGGCTTCTTTCTTCAAGCGCCATACAATCCGCCTCAACAGCGATCATGTGCTTCTGAGAGCTAAGGACTTCGATGTAATCACCATCGGTGAGAATATCTCTATTGGTTATAACAAGAGTCACGACTTGGCAGAAGACGGTATGTATTGGAGCTACATCCACAGCTTGCTGCAGACAACTCCTCTCATGCCTCAGTACGCAGAGAACGGTGAGAATTATTACTATCAGAATTTTGATGGTAAAGAGATTTATGGCAAGGGCTGGAACTCTTCTTTGTTCAGCAACCCATGGGAGAACCTCGAAAAGGGTGGTTTCAACTCTTTGGCAGAGAGCCGCAACCTCAATGCAAACGCTACTGCTTTCATGATTATTCAGCCTATCAAGGGACTGAAGCTCCGTTCTCAGTTCAACTATAACTGGACTTCTGGTGCATATCGCAACTACAATGAGCCACGTTCTACTGGTTACGGTAATGCTACATCAGTTGTTTATAGCGTTAGCCAAAGTGCTTACATGAATTCTAACTATTCTATTGAGAATACACTTACTTATGATCTTCCTATTATTAATGGTCATAAGATCAGCGCTATGGTTGGTCAGAGCTTCCAGAGCACAGCTTGGAGTACAAACGTTGGTGGTTCAAACAAGGTTAATTATGGTGAACAGCTCGCAACATTGAAGGGTTGGGATTCGGCATACCTGAACAACATCAAACTGGTTAATGCTACCGATGCAACTTTGACTGGCAAGCCCAATGATGAAGAGTATCTCGCTTCTTGGTTCGGTCGTTTGACTTGGGACTACAATGAGAAGTATATGGCTACTGTGACTCTGCGTCATGATGGTTCAAGCGTATTCACCGATGGTAAGCGTTGGGGTACCTTCCCCTCTGTATCAGCAGGTTGGGTAATCAGCAATGAGAACTTCATGGAGAGCACAAAGAGCTTTATGGACTTCTTGAAGATTCGTGCAAGCTGGGGTCAGAATGGTAACTGCTCTATCGATAAGTACCAGTATCTGGCTACTATCGCTCTCTCTGGCGAGGCTTATGACAGTGGTTACAAGTTCGGTTCTGATATGGCAACTTCTGTAGCAGGTACTCCTAACGTTGGTGCTTATGCTAACATCGTACCTAACCCTGACCTCACTTGGGAAACCTCTGAGCAGCTCGACCTCGGTATCGACGCTCGTTTCCTCGATAGTCGTTTAGGTGTAACCTTCGACTGGTATAAGAAAACTACAAAGGACTGGTTGATCACAGGTCCAAAGATTGCTATCAACGGTACTAACCCTGCAGCCATCAATGGTGGTGACGTAGAGAATACCGGTGTTGAACTGTCTCTCTCTTGGAATGACAGAATTGGTAAGGACTTCAGCTACAATGCAAGCGTGAACTTCGCTACCAATAAGAACGAGGTCACTCGTATCGCAAATGAAAACCACTACATCAATGGTCCTAGCGGCGTTCTCTCACAGGGTACTGAGTATGTATATCGTGCTGAGGAAGGCAAGCCCATCGGTTACTTCTATGGTATGTCATACAGTGGCATCTGGCAGAATCAGGAGCAGATTGAAGCTGCACGTAATGCAGGTAAGGCCGTTCTTGACAATGCACAGCCTGGTGACTGCATCTGGGATGACTGGAATGGTGATGGCGTGATTAACTATGCAGAAGGTGATGATTGCGACCGTCATGAAATAGGTAATCCTAACCCCGACGTTATGCTTGGTATCAACCTTGGTCTTGCTTGGAAGGGTCTCGACTTCTCAATCAACGGTGCCGGTGCATTCGGTCAGCAGATCATGCGTTCTTACCGTTCATTCAGTGATGCTCCTTATCAGAACTACGATACTTCTATCCTGAATCGTTGGCATGGTGAGGGAACCTCAAACGAGCAGCCACGTATCTCAAGTACTGGTCACCAGAACACTAACTGGGTATCTACTCGCTATATGGAGGATGCCGACTACTTCAAGATTAAGACTGTAACTCTGGGTTACGACTTCAAGAACCTCTGGAAGGCTTGCCCATTCCAGCAGCTCCGTCTGTATGTTCAGGCTCAGAACCTCTACACATTCACTGGTTACACTGGTCTCGATCCTGAGGTTGGTAACTCTGCAGGTGGTAGCGGTTGGGCATCAGGTATTGACCTGGGTCTTTATCCTACTGCTCGTACTTATCTGTTTGGTGCAAGTATTAAATTCTAA
- a CDS encoding RagB/SusD family nutrient uptake outer membrane protein, protein MKKYILSALVVSTATVFTSCNDMLDTDPRVTELTAATFPGKPADVEALNAATYSIMNTLGGGDEGGILDNPFYWWSLMSDDCYGSGGLQDNVAKSLHHFTTASANQYEQDFILLYGGISRANNQIETIDNVPWTDAQKSQRDQLLGEAYFMRGLYTMWLTQLYGDVPLITSTVITEEMKEQVSAEDVIYPQILSDFTSAKNLMKAERANGSGHADKYAAESFMARAWMFWAGFYKKVGELATGDATMTLVAQEGCDGGTLSKAEVVAALKDVINNGGYKLCEDFRSLWQYSNSLLWDEAHDGVGHAYAFIADMKRENCFDQPGMGNGNTEEIFQIQFLNASKWAIGGTYDNPRKYSNYLSCFWGLRNGASNDNGKRDKTYPFNQGWGQGTPSCNLWDDWKDAETRGSYTDIRKLGTLIDLENELTSYTYEKDDCEESGFAAKKYADVNLDACAADNDSWWSKCEGYSASSLDNKQQGDHFEDYYLMRYSDVLLMMTELTGDAQYMNQVQKRAGVPQTPYSLKAVQDERRWEFALEGLRFNDMRRWSGVDNHSETSYAAKALQLQRGKQIVCLGQKGAKRSLEHMTCSWAKRYAATKGFLPKPQAQITLMNNKMTQNPGWDKDTPASEYTYQVLY, encoded by the coding sequence ATGAAGAAATATATTTTATCAGCATTAGTTGTTTCAACAGCAACAGTGTTTACATCCTGTAACGATATGCTGGACACAGATCCACGTGTTACAGAGTTGACAGCAGCTACATTCCCTGGTAAACCTGCAGATGTAGAGGCGTTGAATGCAGCTACCTATAGTATCATGAATACCCTGGGTGGTGGTGACGAAGGTGGTATATTGGATAATCCTTTCTACTGGTGGTCACTCATGTCAGACGACTGCTATGGTAGTGGTGGTTTGCAGGATAATGTAGCTAAGTCGCTGCATCATTTCACAACAGCAAGTGCTAACCAGTATGAGCAGGACTTTATCCTTCTCTATGGTGGTATCTCACGTGCTAACAACCAGATTGAAACCATTGACAATGTGCCCTGGACAGATGCTCAGAAGTCACAGCGTGACCAACTTCTTGGTGAGGCTTACTTCATGCGTGGTCTCTATACCATGTGGCTCACTCAGTTGTATGGCGATGTACCTCTGATTACCTCTACTGTTATTACTGAGGAGATGAAAGAGCAGGTAAGTGCTGAGGATGTGATTTATCCACAAATCCTTTCAGACTTCACTTCTGCTAAGAATCTGATGAAGGCAGAAAGAGCCAATGGCTCTGGTCATGCAGACAAGTATGCTGCTGAATCATTCATGGCACGTGCATGGATGTTCTGGGCCGGCTTCTACAAGAAGGTTGGTGAGCTCGCAACTGGCGATGCTACTATGACACTTGTTGCTCAGGAAGGTTGCGATGGCGGTACTCTTTCAAAGGCCGAAGTCGTTGCTGCTCTGAAGGACGTTATTAACAATGGTGGATATAAGCTTTGTGAAGACTTCCGTTCACTCTGGCAGTACTCTAACAGTCTGCTTTGGGATGAGGCACACGATGGTGTAGGCCATGCTTATGCATTCATTGCTGATATGAAGCGTGAGAACTGCTTCGACCAGCCTGGTATGGGTAATGGTAACACTGAGGAAATCTTCCAGATTCAGTTCCTGAATGCTTCTAAGTGGGCTATCGGTGGTACATACGACAATCCTCGTAAGTATTCAAACTATTTGTCTTGCTTCTGGGGTCTTCGTAATGGTGCATCTAATGACAATGGTAAGCGTGATAAGACTTATCCTTTCAACCAGGGTTGGGGTCAGGGTACTCCTTCATGCAACCTCTGGGACGACTGGAAAGATGCTGAGACAAGAGGTAGCTATACAGACATCCGTAAACTCGGTACTCTGATTGACCTCGAGAATGAGTTGACATCTTACACATACGAGAAAGACGACTGTGAAGAGTCTGGTTTTGCTGCTAAGAAGTATGCTGATGTAAACCTTGATGCTTGCGCTGCCGATAACGATTCTTGGTGGTCAAAGTGTGAAGGCTATTCTGCCAGCTCACTGGACAACAAGCAGCAGGGTGACCACTTCGAGGACTACTACCTGATGCGTTACTCTGACGTTCTCTTGATGATGACCGAGCTCACTGGTGATGCTCAGTACATGAATCAGGTTCAGAAGCGTGCTGGTGTTCCTCAGACTCCTTACTCATTGAAGGCTGTTCAGGACGAGCGTCGTTGGGAGTTCGCATTAGAGGGACTTCGCTTCAACGATATGCGTCGTTGGTCAGGTGTTGACAATCACAGTGAGACATCATATGCAGCTAAGGCTCTGCAGCTTCAGAGAGGTAAGCAGATTGTATGCTTGGGTCAGAAGGGTGCAAAGCGTTCTTTGGAACACATGACCTGTTCATGGGCTAAGCGTTATGCTGCTACTAAGGGTTTCTTGCCTAAGCCTCAGGCTCAGATTACTCTCATGAACAATAAGATGACGCAGAATCCCGGATGGGATAAAGATACTCCTGCTTCAGAGTACACATATCAGGTTCTATATTAA
- a CDS encoding DUF6057 family protein, with the protein MIKTNKVSGATLYASLLAFISFVVYILYINQEVLYTAHDRSEFIFGAPFFHTLMSKPFGLMQYVGAWLTQLFYHPALGAAVLVVIWILIFLVGTKAFQLQGKTMGQCVSGNSASSLMLLPIACLLTSVVDLGYWIYIFPIRGYWFSQSVGYLFMLLLLWAARSTTPRKWHLAWYLFGACLYPVLGWFALLFILCLLLAEKPSWQELLGIVLLFITAAICHTQLYSNLKTDDVVLAGLPRFETPMDSSEHLSLPFWMLGALSVVIVLCGKYLAKWFVPVLCAAAGIIFTTSLMYYDKNYIDEMRMVRYASNDNWKEVLNLAEDNKKPTGTMIFLKNIALMNEGGLLERSFKLGNDAANINNPDTLHVTLLDIASPLVYYNYGMLNEAIRLNFENAIQAGFSPFYLKMLARCAQAKGDKKLVERYTTILHHHPFYGDWQPAPVAANINELQKSFPDELTGVENSESYLVNGISLWYESDSKVTSEQALFYAMLRCDSRRFWASLRNYVALHMNEEFPLHAMEAYILFIDKAPEERRMMLPVEQSVYERYKYFWEVLESKAKPGMTIEQVGEEMREEFGDTYWWYNIFGRKPINISGNVGHELQS; encoded by the coding sequence ATGATAAAAACAAATAAAGTTTCTGGTGCAACCCTCTATGCAAGCCTGTTGGCTTTCATTTCATTTGTAGTATATATCTTATACATCAATCAAGAGGTTCTCTATACGGCACACGACCGTTCCGAGTTCATCTTCGGAGCCCCGTTCTTTCATACCCTCATGTCAAAGCCTTTTGGCCTGATGCAGTATGTGGGAGCCTGGCTCACCCAGTTATTTTATCATCCAGCTTTAGGCGCAGCTGTACTGGTGGTGATTTGGATCCTTATATTCCTTGTGGGTACTAAGGCATTTCAATTACAGGGAAAAACCATGGGTCAGTGCGTTAGCGGGAATAGTGCGTCATCATTGATGCTCCTGCCTATAGCTTGTCTGCTCACATCAGTTGTTGATTTGGGCTATTGGATTTATATTTTCCCTATCAGAGGTTATTGGTTCTCGCAGTCGGTAGGCTATCTTTTCATGCTGCTGCTCTTATGGGCAGCTCGAAGCACCACACCTCGTAAATGGCATCTGGCCTGGTATCTGTTTGGTGCCTGTCTCTATCCTGTGCTGGGATGGTTTGCCTTGCTGTTCATATTATGTTTATTGCTTGCAGAAAAACCTTCGTGGCAAGAGCTGTTGGGCATTGTCTTGCTCTTTATTACCGCAGCTATCTGTCACACTCAATTATATTCAAACTTAAAAACCGATGATGTTGTGCTGGCTGGCTTGCCTCGCTTCGAAACACCTATGGACTCAAGTGAGCATCTCTCTCTTCCGTTTTGGATGCTTGGTGCTCTTTCCGTAGTCATCGTGTTGTGTGGTAAGTATCTGGCTAAGTGGTTCGTTCCAGTATTGTGTGCTGCTGCTGGTATCATCTTTACCACGTCGCTCATGTATTACGACAAGAACTACATCGACGAAATGCGCATGGTGCGATATGCTTCCAACGATAACTGGAAGGAGGTACTGAATCTGGCAGAAGATAACAAGAAGCCAACTGGCACGATGATATTCCTCAAGAATATAGCCCTGATGAACGAAGGCGGTTTACTTGAACGTTCGTTCAAATTGGGCAATGATGCTGCCAATATCAACAATCCCGATACGCTTCACGTCACCCTTTTGGATATTGCGTCGCCTCTGGTTTATTATAACTACGGCATGTTGAATGAAGCTATCCGACTGAATTTTGAAAACGCCATACAAGCAGGCTTCTCACCTTTCTACTTGAAGATGCTTGCCCGCTGTGCTCAGGCTAAAGGAGATAAAAAGCTGGTGGAACGCTATACCACTATTTTACATCATCATCCGTTCTATGGTGATTGGCAACCAGCCCCAGTCGCAGCCAATATAAATGAGTTGCAGAAATCCTTCCCCGACGAACTTACCGGCGTTGAGAATAGTGAAAGCTATTTGGTCAATGGTATCAGCCTCTGGTATGAATCCGATAGTAAGGTAACTTCCGAACAGGCTTTGTTCTATGCAATGCTTCGTTGTGACTCACGCCGTTTCTGGGCTTCACTACGAAACTATGTGGCGTTGCACATGAACGAGGAGTTCCCCTTGCATGCTATGGAGGCATATATCCTGTTTATTGACAAGGCTCCAGAGGAAAGACGTATGATGCTACCTGTTGAACAGTCTGTTTACGAGCGCTACAAATATTTCTGGGAAGTCCTGGAAAGTAAGGCAAAGCCTGGTATGACAATAGAACAGGTTGGTGAGGAAATGCGTGAAGAATTTGGAGATACCTACTGGTGGTATAACATCTTCGGAAGAAAGCCCATTAATATAAGTGGCAATGTTGGTCACGAACTTCAATCATAA